The following proteins come from a genomic window of Montipora capricornis isolate CH-2021 chromosome 9, ASM3666992v2, whole genome shotgun sequence:
- the LOC138016698 gene encoding zinc metalloproteinase nas-33-like, with product MKFVQYSIFLHVFLVVAGNTVKREGYVGLGCWRLPRNDTAVAESLEGSQTGLEGLYWDRVSPVSKCAEVAKDHGFLFFAIRNGGECLAGSYLHKKFKNHGKSEDCSQGKGGHEAVNVYTITGAIPAADDFEGDILLTKATRAMTTSFNQDVASTGDWAKADFLWPERTIPYYIPPELVGHNLHHKFYHGMRHWFEQTCVRFIPKTGHRDWIELYREKDPLSRRCASSIGRIGGYQPIKLGDHCPPGSVIHEMGHALGLWHTQSRPDRDKYVQILWDNIISGKAEQFKKYSHGKADSLKIKYDYLSIMHYGKDFFAKLDSTKRHYLTTIKTKDQRYQNRIGQRKYLTPSDILSINTMYGCPDYPYMWRVRKWSDCSMKCGSGKQTRNLYCAKQGRGKVDSKLCRNTKLPTGSRKCYGKQCEYCPSGWFVFNNVCYQVNTQRKTFQDATDACLNRGAGILTLRSMEEEKYLRAELEKINLFNLFFWLGAKYSSSKGGFFWPDDTAVDYSSWNAGEPRFGLDCSLMVNKKGWGTERCDMKRSYICKKELKGYKRSEIKEESSNDDCKWRTEGWKECSRSCGGGQKNRETYCADENNNKVEASFCKDDPPLAWKDCNTQPCPSQYKWHLGDWGECSKTCGGGIKRREKICAGKDMVATSWELCKDVNAPITERKCNTEPCPKGKVHHYH from the exons ATGAAATTTGTGCAGTATTCAATTTTCCTGCATGTTTTCCTAGTGGTTGCTGGTAACACAGTTAAAAGAGAGG GTTACGTTGGCCTGGGCTGCTGGCGCCTCCCAAGGAACGATACAGCCGTAGCTGAAAGCCTTGAGGGATCACAAACCGGTTTGGAGGGATTATACTGGGACAG AGTGTCTCCTGTCTCAAAATGTGCAGAAGTCGCAAAGGATCATGGATTCCTCTTCTTTGCAATCCGTAATGGTGGTGAATGCTTGGCAGGCTCTTATCTtcacaaaaaattcaaaaatcatGGAAAATCAGAAGATTGCTCTCAAGGGAAAGGAGGTCATGAGGCCGTAAATGTATATACAATAACAG GAGCCATTCCAGCCGCAGACGACTTTGAAGGCGACATTCTCCTAACTAAGGCCACAAGAGCTatgacaacatcttttaatcaAGACGTTGCTTCTACGGGTGACTGGGCAAAAGCAGACTTTTTATGGCCAGAAAGAACTATTCCATATTATATCCCACCCGAACTTG TTGGACACAATTTACACCACAAATTCTATCATGGAATGCGACACTGGTTTGAACAAACATGTGTCAGGTTTATTCCTAAGACTGGTCACAGAGACTGGATAGAGCTATATAGAGAAAAGGATCCATTGAGTCGCCG ATGCGCGTCTTCGATTGGACGAATTGGAGgttatcagccaatcaaattagGTGACCATTGCCCTCCAGGAAGCGTTATTCATGAGATGGGTCACGCTCTGGGTCTATGGCACACTCAGTCGAGGCCCGACCGGGACAAGTATGTACAGATATTGTGGGATAATATTATTTCAG GAAAAGCTGAACAGTTTAAGAAATATAGTCACGGAAAAGCTGACTCgctaaaaattaaatatgacTATCTGAGTATTATGCATTATGGCAAAGACTTCTTCGCAAAGCTTGACTCTACGAAAAGACATTATCTTACCACAATCAAGACCAAGGATCAGAGATATCAAAACCGTATTGGTCAGAGGAAATACTTGACTCCAAGTGATATCCTTTCCATAAATACCATGTATGGATGCCCAG ATTATCCGTATATGTGGCGAGTTAGAAAATGGAGTGATTGTTCGATGAAATGCGGCTCTGGTAAACAGACGAGAAATTTGTACTGTGCCAAACAAGGTAGAGGAAAAGTTGATTCCAAGTTGTGTAGGAATACAAAGCTACCAACTGGTTCTCGCAAGTGCTATGGAAAGCAATGTG AATACTGTCCCTCAGGGTGGTTTGTATTCAACAACGTTTGCTATCAAGTGAATACACAGAGGAAAACCTTTCAGGACGCCACTGACGCATGCCTTAATCGGGGAGCAGGAATTCTTACACTCAGGAGTATGGAAGAAGAAAAGTACTTGAGAGCAGAATTGGAGAAGATTAATctgttcaatttgtttttttggctGG GTGCAAAGTATAGCTCCAGCAAAGGCGGATTTTTCTGGCCCGATGACACGGCTGTAGACTACAGTTCTTGGAATGCGGGAGAGCCTCGATTTGGATTAGACTGTTCCCTAATGGTGAACAAAAAAGGTTGGGGGACAGAAAGATGTGATATGAAAAGGAGTTATATTTGCAAGAAAG AACTAAAAGGTTACAAGCGAAGCGAGATCAAAGAGGAAAGCAGCAATGATGATTGTAAGTGGCGGACAGAAGGATGGAAGGAGTGCTCTCGGTCTTGTGGAGGCGGTCAGAAAAACAGAGAAACGTATTGTGCAGATGAGAACaacaataaagtagaagcctctTTTTGCAAAG ATGATCCACCGTTAGCTTGGAAGGACTGCAACACGCAGCCATGTCCTTCTCAATACAAATGGCACTTAGGGGACTGGGGAGAATGCAGTAAAACATGCGGAGGGGGGATTAAACGACGGGAAAAAATATGTGCTGGAAAGGACATGGTGGCAACGTCCTGGGAGTTGTGTAAGGACGTCAACGCACCCATAACAGAAAGGAA GTGCAACACGGAGCCCTGCCCGAAAGGAAAAGTCCATCACTACCATTAG